The genomic DNA CCATTAGATACACTCACTGTGCCCAAAGCTTTGAAAGAGGAGGCACAGGACATTTGCCCAGAGACCCAGGCTATTTCCTCTGAATGCTCTTCCTTCTCAGAGAATATTGAAGATCCTGGAGAGGGCCCTTCTAATCCGTGCTCAGATACCAGCCAGAATCAAACTATAGAATCAGAAGCAAGTGCTGTGACATCCCCCAGGCATTGTTCATGGGAATGTCAAGTTTCATTTAGTGCCTCTAACAACGTCCTGGATTATTCACTCCTTCTTGTGAATAATGAAAGAAATCCTCAGAGACTGGATTTTGAAGAACTTGGAGAAGACCTTCAAGCTTCTGATAAGTCAGTGCATCTAAATCCTATTGATACTTCCATAGTAGATGAGAATGAGGAAGATGAAGAACTTCCacgctttgtttttaattatgagCCTCGCTCATTTGAAACAGGAATGATAGTCTggtttaaatatcaaaaatatccaTTTTGGCCAGCAGTGGTGAAGAGCATCAGGcgaaaggagagaaaagcaagtgTGCTTTTTGTTGAGGCAAATATGAATCCTGAAAAGAGAGGTATTAGGGTGCCTTTTAGAAGATTAAAGAAATTTGATTGTAAAGAGAAACAAGCACTAGTGGATAAAGCCAGAGAAGAATACAGTGAAAGTATTGACTGGTGCATCTCGCTGATTTGTGACTACAGAGTAAGACTAGGTTGTGGTTCTTTTGCAGGCTCTTTCCTTGAGTATTATGCTGCTGATATTAGTTATCCGATTAGGAAAGTAATCAAACAGGATACCTTCAGGAACTTATTTCCTAAGCTGCATAATGAGAATCCTGTGGAACAGATGGTTGTGACTTCCCAGACCAAGAAAATGTCCTTCCAGAAAATTCTTCCTGACCGAATGAAGGCTGCTCGGGACCGAGCCAACAAGAACTTAGTGGACTTCATTGTGAATGCAAAGGGAACAGAGAACCATCTTCTAGCCATTTTAAAAGGTACAAAAGGATCCAGGTGGCTGAAATCATTTTTGAACGCAAATAGGTTCACTCCCTGTATTGAAACATACTTTGAGGATGAAGATCAGTTGGATGAGGTGGTGAAATATTTACAAGAAGTCTACAAACAAATAGATGAAAGAATGCTGACTGTGATAAGagatgataaaattaaatttatcctGGAAGTTCTTCTGCCAGAAGCTATCATTTGTTCAATTTCTGCTGTTGATGGATTAGATTACAAGGCAGCTGAAGCAAAGTATCTAAAGGGACCATCCCTAGGATACAGGGAAAGAGAATTATTTGATGCAAAAATCTTATTTGAAAAGAGACGGAAACCATTAACAAATTAGTCTCATTAAATCTCTTGAGAATCCCAACCATAACagaaaaattacatacatattagttttaaaaagtcGCTGAGCAATTCTAACATATATTTTCCAGAAATGAGAAAGTTTGGGtaatgtattcactttttttttctggatctctAGGATTTGTGACTATtactacatttttgttttcttttcttacactTCTTCAAAGTCAATTTTACTAACATATATCAGCAGTTCTACTTTCCCATACATTTTTAGAACGCATAattcctaaattatttttaagggaaagtactgttttgttttttgacatttttgtgtCTATGCTGTATAGTTAAATACAGTATGCAcaatcattttaatattaaaattgtacTGGTGTTAGATATTAACAgagataattagaaaaaaagtctaaagaacatcacatatattttttgcttaattttttataaaatattgggTTTTCTCTTAAGCTAgttgaattatttttcctcccatgcctatttatttttggaaaaaaatatct from Leopardus geoffroyi isolate Oge1 chromosome X, O.geoffroyi_Oge1_pat1.0, whole genome shotgun sequence includes the following:
- the PWWP3B gene encoding PWWP domain-containing DNA repair factor 3B, with translation MDAEYVLCNWKDQLWPAKVLSGYETSSNSKIKKAFSLEVQILSLDEKIKVESTETKILNKSQIEAIASSLAAQSKVSTPPRAETAYERSLKVALDILNERIYLSQASSSYDKETTTLSQNDPQKLSDSPPHKKYRKHEGDLGCLEESKNATSSLVSLENNDSLYDDKSQVHATIDTLPSEMETKSSENSSWCQRFPSLSEDDDEKESKKEIDISTVMPLHSTIKEEDVCVKDEKFTPTLPLDTLTVPKALKEEAQDICPETQAISSECSSFSENIEDPGEGPSNPCSDTSQNQTIESEASAVTSPRHCSWECQVSFSASNNVLDYSLLLVNNERNPQRLDFEELGEDLQASDKSVHLNPIDTSIVDENEEDEELPRFVFNYEPRSFETGMIVWFKYQKYPFWPAVVKSIRRKERKASVLFVEANMNPEKRGIRVPFRRLKKFDCKEKQALVDKAREEYSESIDWCISLICDYRVRLGCGSFAGSFLEYYAADISYPIRKVIKQDTFRNLFPKLHNENPVEQMVVTSQTKKMSFQKILPDRMKAARDRANKNLVDFIVNAKGTENHLLAILKGTKGSRWLKSFLNANRFTPCIETYFEDEDQLDEVVKYLQEVYKQIDERMLTVIRDDKIKFILEVLLPEAIICSISAVDGLDYKAAEAKYLKGPSLGYRERELFDAKILFEKRRKPLTN